In the genome of Montipora foliosa isolate CH-2021 chromosome 3, ASM3666993v2, whole genome shotgun sequence, one region contains:
- the LOC137994409 gene encoding calcipressin-1-like, translating to MKPIDEKIETSRTNHNAGDHENLPWSLSITNIPYSVFDDENTKKMFENLFSPYGGENDRSFIYLKTFRRVRVTFSSEENAKTAQKDLHGQLFNGCELGVFFVQRRFSLNNNSSLMPPPPTKQFLISPPASPPVGWEQTLESHPVIDYDLLAAVATLDTSRPYEFHRSVEDTPSIVVHLCDEDNESCNEDRVSEFHPLKALPREVTQTRRPDSKLE from the exons ATGAAGCCTATCGACGAAAAAATTGAAACATCGCGCACGAATCACAACGCTGGAGATCATGAAAACTTACCATGGAGTTTGTCGATTACAAACATTCCGTACAGTGTTTTTGATGATGAAAATACAAAG AAAATGTTTGAAAACCTGTTTTCTCCATATGGTGGTGAAAATGATAGAAGCTTCATATACTTGAAGACTTTTCGCAGAGTGAGGGTTACATTTAGCAGTGAGGAGAATGCAAAGACAGCCCAAAAAGATCTTCATGGGCAGCTTTTTAATGGTTGTGAACTTGGTGTGTTCTTCGTCCAG AGACGATTCTCACTTAACAACAACTCCAGTCTAATGCCTCCTCCACCAACAAAACAGTTTCTGATATCTCCCCCTGCGTCTCCTCCTGTTGGCTGGGAACAGACCCTGGAATCACACCCTGTTATTGACTATGACCTGCTTGCTGCAGTAGCAACTTTGGACACTTCCAGACCATATGAGTTTCACCGCTCTGTGGAGGACACACCAAGTATAGTGGTGCATTTGTGTGATGAGGACAATGAATCCTGTAATGAAGACAGGGTTAGCGAGTTCCATCCCTTGAAAGCATTGCCAAGGGAAGTAACACAAACCAGAAGACCAGATAGCAAATTAGAGTGA